Proteins from a genomic interval of Gadus morhua chromosome 21, gadMor3.0, whole genome shotgun sequence:
- the atf3 gene encoding cyclic AMP-dependent transcription factor ATF-3 has protein sequence MMLQHPGPTLADISCSALVPCLSPPGTLTLDDFADFSPIVKEELRHAIQSKRLYSGISVDMSSDGASSSSDRTADYSGSGSKREYTPEDHDRRKRRRERNKVAAAKCRNKKKEKTDGLQQESEKLEGVNADLKAQIEELKQQKQQLVYMLNLHRPTCIVRARNGQTPEDERNLFLQHLRESTVTLHNITSTSTACSSSTHPCSSSTNTISSIAAAPLVGGLSLAEVQCGGLDAMETIQSSCLQL, from the exons ATGATGCTTCAGCACCCCGGTCCCACGCTGGCCGACATCAGCTGCTCCGCCCTGGTGCCCTGCCTGTCACCGCCCGGGACCCTCACCCTGGACGACTTCGCAGACTTCAGCCCCATCGTGAAGGAGGAGCTCCGCCACGCCATCCAGAGCAAGCGGCTCTACAGCGGGATCAGCGTCGACATGAGCTCCGATGGAGCCAGCTCCAGCTCGGACAGGACAGCCGACTACAGCGGCTCGGGATCCAAGCGAGAG TATACTCCCGAAGACCATgataggaggaagaggaggagggagaggaacaaGGTTGCAGCTGCCAAGTGCCGCAACAAGAAGAAGGAAAAGACAGACGGCTTACAGCAG gagTCTGAGAAGCTGGAGGGCGTCAACGCGGACCTCAAGGCCCAGATCGAGGAGCTCAaacagcagaagcagcagctggTCTACATGCTCAACCTCCACCGGCCCACCTGCATTGTGAGAGCCCGGAACGGCCAAACCCCGGAGGACGAGAGGAACCTCTTCCTCCAGCACCTCAGGGAGAGCACCGTGACGCTGCACAacatcacctccaccagcaccgcctgctcctcctccacccacccctgCTCTTCCTCGACCAACACCATCTCCTCCATTGCAGCGGCCCCTCTGGTGGGGGGACTCAGCCTGGCAGAGGTACAGTGCGGCGGGTTGGACGCCATGGAGACCATTCAAAGCTCCTGCCTGCAGCTTTGa
- the pex3 gene encoding peroxisomal biogenesis factor 3, with protein MFSSVWNFVKRHKRKFIFTGALVGGAYFLGRYAQKKMRDIGEREAGEYISQARRQFHFESNQRTCNMTVLSMLPTLREAIIHQLNSESLTALLKTKPANRLEIWEDLKIISFTRSIAAVYSTCMLVVLLRVKLNIIGGYLYLDNSAGGAAASSMAPPDVQQQYLSSIQHLLGDGLTELITVVKRAVQETFGDVSLKHSLSLSELEQQVSWVRAQVEGGSSTDPGAPSHRPLTWYMMADEESTLADQACGLTENDVLTVKLLNETRDMLESPDFNTVLTTVLNRGFSRLLDNLSEFFRPPPGDSAPISAADSLAEVSLPLAKIIPIINGQINTICSETPSYFVQDLLMIEQVKDFAANIYESFSVPQDLQK; from the exons ATGTTCTCGTCTGTTTGGAATTTCGTGAAACGCCACAAGAGGAAATTCATCTTTACAGGAGCTCTTGTCGGAG GGGCGTACTTCCTGGGGAGGTATGCCCAGAAGAAGATGCGGGACATCGGGGAGCGGGAGGCGGGGGAGTACATCTCCCAGGCCCGCCGGCAGTTCCACTTCGAGAGCAACCAGAGGACGTGCAACATGACCG ttcTGTCCATGCTCCCTACACTAAGAGAAGCCATCATTCACCAGCTGAACTCGGAGAGCCTCACAGCGCTGCTCAAAACCAA ACCAGCAAATAGGCTGGAGATCTGGGAGGACCTGAAGATCATCA GTTTCACGCGGAGCATCGCGGCCGTCTACAGCACCTGCATGCTGGTGGTGCTGCTCAGGGTGAAGCTCAACATCATCGGGGGATACCTGTACCTGGACAACTCGGCAGGGGGCGCCGCCGCC AGCTCCATGGCTCCTCCAGACGTGCAGCAGCAGTATCTGTCCAGTATTCAGCACCTCCTGGGAGATG GTCTAACAGAGTTGATAACGGTGGTGAAGCGAGCGGTCCAGGAGACATTTGGAGA tgtgtctCTGAagcacagcctctctctgtcgGAGCTGGAGCAGCAGGTGAGCTGGGTGAGGGCCCAGGTGGAGGGGGGCTCCTCGACGGACCCCGGGGCACCCTCCCACCGGCCCCTCACCTGGTACATGATGGCCGACGAGGAGAGCACGCTGGCCGACCAG GCTTGTGGGCTGACAGAGAACGACGTGTTGACAGTGAAGCTGCTCAACGAGACCAGGGACATGTTGGAGAG TCCGGACTTCAACACGGTCCTCACCACGGTCCTCAACCGAGGCTTCTCTCGTCTCCTTGACAACCTGTCAGAGTTCTTCCGCCCGCCCCCCGGGGACTCGGCCCCCATCTCCGCTGCTGATAG CCTAGCTGAGGTGAGCCTACCACTGGCCAAGATCATCCCCATCATCAACGGTCAGATCAACACCATCTGCAGTGAGACCCCCAGCTACTTTGTCCAG gaCCTGCTGATGATAGAGCAGGTGAAGGACTTTGCGGCAAACATCTACGAGAGCTTCAGCGTCCCGCAGGACCTTCAGAAGTGA